Part of the Candidatus Eremiobacteraceae bacterium genome is shown below.
CGGCCGGCGCGATGGCATCGGTGAGCGTAGCGATATGGCCCGGCGGCACGCTGCCGTTGGCAAGGACATCGAGCGTCGCTTCGACGGCGCCGCAGCTCTCGTGCCCGACGACCATGAGCAGCGGCGAATGGAAATGGCTGACTGCGTATTCGATGCTGGCGATGCCCGCAGGTTCGGCGATGTTGCCCGCCACCCTGACGAGGAACAGATCGCCCACCCGCTGATCGAAGACGATCTCCGCAGGCACGCGCGAATCCGAGCAGCTCAAGACGATTGCGAACGGCATCTGGCCTTTCGCGGTCTCCAGCCTGCGGTCGTAGTTGCGGTTGCAGTAGATCGCAGCGTCGGCCATATAGCGGCGATTGCCGTCGGTCAGACGGCGCAGCGCCTCATCGGGCGTGGGCTGGGGACCTGCGGGTGCGGCTGCGCTCACTGGAGCCGCCGCGAGCAAGCCGCCGGCAAACGCGGCGCCGCCGGCGCAAAGAAATCGTGCTCGGTTCGTGAGGTGTCGCATGCCGTCGCCTTCGCGCTAAAGAAAAAGAGCGCCTCCGCGGAGGCGCTCTTCTCATGTGGGATCCCGCTTAGAACTTGAAGCCCAAGCCGGCGTAGTAGCCCGCGTGCGTGTGGCTGAACGTGGTCGGCGGATTCGGCGGACACGTGCCGCCGTTGGGGATGCCGCCACCGCTGCACGTCACGGTTGTGATCGAGTTGCCGTGCTGGTTGTCACCGCCCCAGCCGGCGTAGACGTAGAACGGATTGGCGAACGTGTAGTTCAGGCCGACATCGTACTTCACGATGTTGTACTGCAGGCGATACACGTTGCCGAAGTTCGGACTGAACGCGTCGCTCACGGTGTAGTTGCCTTGGTTGGACGGGAAGTCGAGCACCGACCCGTAGTAGGTCAGGCCGCCCGGCTGATCCAGCCGCGGCAGTATCTCAAGGCCGCCGCCCCAACCACGCAGGTTCGGGAAGCCGGAGTTGTAGCTCTCTTGCCCATAGGCTCCGACGATGTACATGTTCGCCGGTTTCCAGATCTTGTACTCGGCGCGGACGTCGACGTTCGCATCGCGACCCTTGAACGGAAGCGTGAAGCACGTTCCGCCGTCAATGGTGTTGAAGTACGTCGTCGGCGATCCGGCCGGCTGCGCACCCGCTGCGGCTTGGACCGAAGGCGTGCAGATCGGTTGACCGGTGACGGATTGCGGCACGACGCCGTTGACCGTCGAGTTGTAGCTGTCCTGGACCCAGTCGATCTTGAACGCCCAGTCAGCGACTTCATACGCGCCCGCGGCGACGTACGATTGACCGACACCGACATCGCTCTGTCCGGCGGCGTACTCGTTGTACACCCGGCCAGCGCGCAGACCGGCTTGGATAAAGCCGTGATGCAAGATCGGCTTCGGCGTGGGCGTCGGCGTGGGAGCTAGCGTCGGAACCGGCGTCGGCGGCGGCGGTGG
Proteins encoded:
- a CDS encoding carbonic anhydrase is translated as MRHLTNRARFLCAGGAAFAGGLLAAAPVSAAAPAGPQPTPDEALRRLTDGNRRYMADAAIYCNRNYDRRLETAKGQMPFAIVLSCSDSRVPAEIVFDQRVGDLFLVRVAGNIAEPAGIASIEYAVSHFHSPLLMVVGHESCGAVEATLDVLANGSVPPGHIATLTDAIAPAVRGVPKGTDMLDQAVRANARYVARELPAQSTIVADAVRESKLHIVAAYYSFADGAVVVI
- a CDS encoding copper amine oxidase N-terminal domain-containing protein; this encodes MRKLHVAAFAAALFVAAGIAPSFADGSAVNVAAVNATIASGTATLATSGAQIAADFGSPPSGEIPILYNDHHVYANPSRLKQNRTLAALVKNGVIMVPLRSMFEEMGATVSYDNASKTVTAQKPGASVQVTLGKSEAVINGESRPLDVPPEIYKGVLVVPVRVMSEALGAYVQWVGDRRITVVRYIPPTPVPTPPPPPPTPVPTLAPTPTPTPKPILHHGFIQAGLRAGRVYNEYAAGQSDVGVGQSYVAAGAYEVADWAFKIDWVQDSYNSTVNGVVPQSVTGQPICTPSVQAAAGAQPAGSPTTYFNTIDGGTCFTLPFKGRDANVDVRAEYKIWKPANMYIVGAYGQESYNSGFPNLRGWGGGLEILPRLDQPGGLTYYGSVLDFPSNQGNYTVSDAFSPNFGNVYRLQYNIVKYDVGLNYTFANPFYVYAGWGGDNQHGNSITTVTCSGGGIPNGGTCPPNPPTTFSHTHAGYYAGLGFKF